Proteins from a single region of Oncorhynchus keta strain PuntledgeMale-10-30-2019 chromosome 20, Oket_V2, whole genome shotgun sequence:
- the LOC118372213 gene encoding ras-related protein Rab-25-like: MGDESYNFVFKVVLIGESGVGKSNLLSRFTKNEFNHDSRTTIGVEFSTRTVQLDTFTIKAQIWDTAGLERYRAITSAYYRGAVGAMLVYDITKHLTYESVERWLKELYDHADPHILVMLVGNKSDLETLRTVPTVEAKEFAESKGLLFMETSALDSTNVEAAFQEVLTAIHKKVASREVTRGSISAVTLSSATGTASEVQEERRTCCKNL; this comes from the exons ATGGGTGACGAAAGCTACAACTTTGTCTTCAAAG TGGTTCTGATTGGTGAGTCTGGTGTTGGGAAGAGCAACCTGCTGTCACGCTTCACCAAGAATGAGTTTAACCATGACAGCCGCACGACCATCGGAGTGGAGTTCAGCACTCGCACTGTTCAGCTGGATACCTTCACCATCAAGGCTCAGATCTGGGACACGGCAGGGCTGGAGAGATACAGAGCCATCACCTCAGc gtaCTACAGAGGGGCGGTGGGTGCTATGCTGGTGTATGACATCACCAAGCACCTAACCTATGAGAGTGTGGAACGTTGGCTGAAGGAGCTGTACGATCACGCTGACCCTCACATCCTGGTCATGCTGGTTGGCAACAAGAGTGACCTGGAGACCCTGAGGACCGTGCCCACCGTGGAGGCCAAGGAATTTGCAG AATCGAAGGGCCTCTTGTTTATGGAGACGTCAGCTCTGGATTCTACCAACGTTGAAGCTGCTTTCCAGGAAGTTCTCACAG CCATCCACAAGAAGGTGGCCAGTCGAGAGGTGACCCGCGGGTCAATCAGTGCCGTGACCCTGTCCAGTGCTACTGGAACGGCTAGCGAAGTCCAGGAGGAACGTAGGACCTGCTGCAAGAACCTCTGA